ACATAATGTTATATCCAGTTGCTTTGATTATTAGATTACTTAAATATTGAATTTCATAATTTTTAACATCGATTTCATTTCCTTCTTCACTATCCATTGTATTTGTTTTTTGTAATAAAATAGAATTTTCCATTGTATTTGTTTTTTGTAATAAAATATAATTTTCCATTGTATTTGTTTTTTGTAATAAAATATAATTTTCCATTGTATTTGTTTTTTGTGATAAAATAGAATTATCTGACAAATACGCACTAGTAGAAGAATATGTTAAAATTAAAACCACAGAAGTTAAGGCAATTAAATTGTTCATATTATTCATAAATTCATCTCGTCCATTTTATTATCTTGCAACTTATATAATTCATTAATTTTTTCACAAATTGAATCATCATAACCACTACTGCTTATTTTTTCACAAGCTGCAATAATTTCCATAATATAACCTTGTTTCTCTTTATCTAATGTTATTTTATCAAATGTTTTATTAAATGTTTTATTGATTATTGTAACAAAACATACATTATCGTCATGTTCTTCTCTTAATTTGATATTCGAAAGAAAATCTAAACAATCTTTATCTTTAATTTTTATGGTTAAAAAATCTTTAATAGAGTCTACATTAAATACTCTTTTTGTTCCTATTCTAGATATAGATTCAATTTCATTTCCAATAGATTCTAAAACTTTAAAAATAAAACTATTATCTTTTTTAAATAAATCAAAGCCTATGATATTATCACCTAAAAAAATATTAGTGTCTATATTTTCAAATTTAAGTCTATAAGTAGGCTGATGTCTTAAATTCGGTTCTAGATCTTTAATTTCTTGCGGAATATTAAAAGTAGGCAGTCTTTCTATTTTCGGACTTGCACTATCTATTTGAATTAGAGAAAATAAACTTTCTATATTATTTTTAAAAGTTACAAATAAATCACACACATCTATTATTTTTCTATTTTCTAGTTTTGAATTATCCATTTTAATCTCCTAATTTTCTATTATATCGACACTAACACAACCAAAGTTTACAAAATTAAGCAAAAAATATTCCATATTATTTAATAATATCACAATCAACCTTATAATTTCTTATACTCTCATTTTCTACATCGTTATTTGGCACTTGATAGCATTCTTCAAAATTGTCGCCTTTTAAAATCTTAATATAACTACTTGGTACAGCTATTTGATTTTTAATTCTTTTAGGATTGTTATCATAATTAACTAGATTTAAAACTTCTAAACTTCCAAGTTTTAAAGCAATTTGTCTTTCTCTTTTTTCTATTTTATTCCAAACCCTTTGATTAATTTGCGGATTTTGTGGAGTGATATTACTCATTAAAAAAGTGCTTCTTTGGGCTTGAGCGGTTTTTCTCATTGAAGCATTAGAAAGAGTATGCCCCCTATCATAGCCACTATTTTTATAATCACTCCATGTAGTGCGGTATTTTTTAGGGATATTCGTATCATCTTCAAAGCGTGGGCGTTTTTTGATTTGTTCGCCTTTTAAATTTTCCGCTTCTAATTTATAAGCTACTGCTTTAGTGCCTTTATAGCCATAATCATAACAATTTATATAATAGAATTTATCTAAAACTTGTGAGCAATTTTGCTTAGTAAAATACTTGGCAAACTCTTCACTTGGTTTGTATTCGTGATACTCAGCAAATAAAGATGAGGTTAAAAAAATAAGCATTATTATTTTATTCAATTTAGTCCTTATATAGTGTTTTAAACTCGCCGTTTTTATAATCAAATAATTCTATCTCGCCATTTGGCTTAATCTTTTCTAACTCATAATCTTTAAATTCATTGCTTTTATAATCATACACACTAACATCGCCACCGCTATCGATATCAATGTTGTAATTATTTAAATCATCATCGTAAGCGTCAAATGCAAAAAGCCAAAGGGATAGTAAAGATAATATCGTGAGTTTTTTCATATATTTTACTTATCATTTATGATTTTAACTTCAAATTCTTCAAAACTAACAGGTTGTAAATGATAAGGAGAAAAGCCAGATAGCATTGTGATTTGTGCTATAATAGGTCTCAAATATGAAAACATTATTGCTACAGCATTATTTAGTAAAAATTTATTTTGCTCATCTTTAACCTCAAACTGGATTAATGATAGTATTGATGTTGATATTTTATAAATATTTTTATCACTACTATTTGCTTTAATATTTAAATCCAACTGAATTAAAAATTTATCTTTTTCTTTATCATCTTTTTTTTGCGCAATAGCACCCATAGTCTTGTTAAACTCAAATTTATCAATATCACTTTCTTTAATTTCTGGGTTTTGTTCGAAATTGAATTTTTTTATCTCTATTGATGAA
This genomic interval from Campylobacter sp. CCS1377 contains the following:
- a CDS encoding DNA/RNA non-specific endonuclease, whose translation is MNKIIMLIFLTSSLFAEYHEYKPSEEFAKYFTKQNCSQVLDKFYYINCYDYGYKGTKAVAYKLEAENLKGEQIKKRPRFEDDTNIPKKYRTTWSDYKNSGYDRGHTLSNASMRKTAQAQRSTFLMSNITPQNPQINQRVWNKIEKRERQIALKLGSLEVLNLVNYDNNPKRIKNQIAVPSSYIKILKGDNFEECYQVPNNDVENESIRNYKVDCDIIK
- a CDS encoding protein-export chaperone SecB: MSKIKQGAFQISSIEIKKFNFEQNPEIKESDIDKFEFNKTMGAIAQKKDDKEKDKFLIQLDLNIKANSSDKNIYKISTSILSLIQFEVKDEQNKFLLNNAVAIMFSYLRPIIAQITMLSGFSPYHLQPVSFEEFEVKIINDK